One genomic segment of Centropristis striata isolate RG_2023a ecotype Rhode Island chromosome 11, C.striata_1.0, whole genome shotgun sequence includes these proteins:
- the LOC131980828 gene encoding protein ABHD8-like — translation MLTSITEGILCCLTGKAASLVLPLESSEPSDGFEFVEVKPGRVLRVRHIVPERQPIVTEEQIAGKEKTDSDDGDDDSPEDYNISSSGSSVHCKRKITVYRNGQLVIENLGDVLHSEILQCQDGDLEPCSTVEVELADYKEMPSSPDPNPVPPLVPPTPGEQKPAPPPRRRRRKPKRTVQIDSKRVISSCKGTHSDVALFFVHGVGGSLDIWGSQLDFFSRLGYEVIAPDLAGHGASTAPQIAAAYTFYALAEDLRAIFKRYARKRNILIGHSYGVSFCTFLAHEYPDLVHKVVMINGGGPTALEPSLCSIFQLPSCVLHCLSPCLAWSFLKAGFARQGAKEKQLLKQGNAFNVSPFVLRAMMSGQYWPEGDEVYHAELTVPILLVHGMCDKFVPMDEDQRMAEILLFAFLKVIEEGSHMVMMECPDTVNTLLHEFFLWEPDMSKKDSRKTETALSDTLHTLKSNKSVDK, via the exons ATGTTGACCAGCATCACTGAAGGGATTCTGTGCTGCCTGACTGGGAAGGCTGCCAGTCTGGTCTTGCCCCTGGAGTCCTCAGAACCCTCTGATGGTTTTGAGTTTGTGGAGGTGAAACCTGGGAGAGTTCTGCGAGTGCGGCACATCGTCCCCGAGCGTCAGCCGATTGTAACGGAAGAGCAGATTGCTGGGAAGGAAAAGACAGAtagtgatgatggtgatgatgactCTCCAGAGGATTACAACATCAGCAGTAGCGGCAGCAGTGTCCACTGCAAGAGGAAGATCACAGTCTACCGCAACGGCCAGCTTGTGATTGAGAATCTCGGTGACGTTTTGCACTCTGAGATCCTGCAGTGTCAGGACGGGGATCTGGAGCCTTGCAGCACAGTAGAGGTGGAACTGGCTGACTACAAAGAAATGCCCTCTTCTCCAGACCCTAACCCTGTTCCTCCTCTAGTTCCTCCTACCCCGGGGGAGCAGAAACCCGCCCCACCTCCTCGCCGCCGCCGTCGCAAGCCAAAGCGCACAGTGCAAATTGACTCAAAGAGGGTGATCTCAAGCTGCAAAGGGACACACTCGGACGTTGCGCTGTTCTTCGTGCACGGCGTCGGAGGTTCTCTGGACATTTGGGGAAGCCAACTGGATTTCTTCTCTCGATTGGGCTATGAGGTCATTGCACCCGACTTGGCGGGTCATGGAGCCAGCACTGCCCCGCAGATTGCAGCAGCTTATACTTTTTATGCTCTTGCAGAGGACCTTCGTGCCATCTTTAAGAGATATGCTCGTAAACGTAACATTCTCATTGGCCACTCATATGG AGTGTCATTTTGCACCTTCCTGGCCCATGAATATCCTGATCTGGTCCATAAGGTGGTGATGATCAATGGTGGGGGTCCCACAGCTCTGGAGCCCAGCCTCTGCTCCATCTTCCAGCTGCCATCTTGTGTCCTGCACTGTCTGTCACCCTGTCTGGCCTGGAGCTTCCTCAA AGCTGGATTTGCCCGTCAGGGTGCCAAAGAAAAGCAGCTGTTGAAGCAGGGCAATGCCTTCAATGTGTCTCCGTTTGTCCTGCGAGCCATGATGAGTGGCCAGTACTGGCCCGAGGGGGATGAGGTCTACCATGCCGAGCTCACTGTGCCCATCCTTCTGGTTCATGGCATGTGTGATAAGTTTGTGCCCATGGATGAGGACCAGCGCATGGCAGAG ATCCTTCTGTTTGCATTCCTTAAAGTCATCGAGGAGGGAAGCCACATGGTCATGATGGAGTGCCCTGACACTGTCAACACCCTCCTCCACGAATTCTTTCTGTGGGAGCCTGatatgtccaaaaaagacagcCGCAAGACAGAGACAGCTCTCAGTGACACTCTCCACACGCTGAAAAGCAATAAGTCTGTGGACAAATAA
- the mrpl34 gene encoding 39S ribosomal protein L34, mitochondrial: protein MNIIRSSFSRLRGITSFTSIPTGNLAASGNTHLRLFSNWTLPRAAVGPQISRCGPLSSQAEGSGVFQQLPWQYQQVRTKKRGTEYQPKNLKRKRTHGWIKRLSTKSGIEVILRRMLKGRKSLTH, encoded by the exons atgaaCATTATACGGTCGTCTTTTTCCCGTCTGCGTGGAATAACCAGTTTCACCAG CATTCCCACAGGGAACCTTGCAGCATCTGGCAACACTCACCTTCGATTATTCAGCAACTGGACTTTGCCCAGAGCAGCTGTAGGACCTCAAATTTCCAGATGTGGGCCACTGTCTTCACAAGCTGAGGGTTCAGGAGTGTTCCAACAGCTACCGTGGCAATACCAGCAGGTACGGACAAAGAAGAGAGGCACAGAGTATCAGCCTAAGAACCTCAAACGCAAGAGGACGCACGGCTGGATCAAGAGGCTCAGCACAAAAAGCGGCATCGAGGTGATTCTACGGCGCATGTTGAAGGGACGGAAATCTCTCACACACTGA
- the LOC131980360 gene encoding DET1- and DDB1-associated protein 1-like, giving the protein MEKSDFLKGLPVYNKNNFSRFHADSVCKASNRRPSVYLPTREYPSEQIIVTEKTNILLRYLHQQWDKKNTAKKREPEPGEGENTAPPRKIARTDSRELNEDS; this is encoded by the exons ATGGAGAAG TCAGATTTCCTGAAGGGACTGCCGGtctacaacaaaaataacttcagCAGGTTCCATGCAGACTCGGTGTGTAAAGCATCA AACCGCCGACCATCGGTGTATCTTCCAACCCGGGAATATCCATCAGAGCAGA TCATAGTCACAGAGAAGACAAACATCCTATTGCGGTATCTTCACCAACAATGGGACAAAAAG AATACAGCAAAGAAGCGAGAGCCGGAACCAGGAGAGGGGGAGAACACGGCGCCTCCACGGAAAATTGCCAGAACAGACAGTCGGGAGCTAAACGAGGATTCATGA